In Ferviditalea candida, the genomic stretch TGCTGTATTCATTGAGAAATACCGCAGACATGATGCCGATCGGAATCCCGATAACGGAAGCAATTCCTACCAAAATTCCGGTTCCGACGATAGCATTGCCCACACCTCCCCCGGCTTCCCCGACCGGTTTCGGCAGTTGCGTGAAAAAATCCCAGTTTATAGCCCCGTATCCTTTATAGACAATATAGCCGATGATGCTTACAAGCGGTATGAGAGCGAGAAATGTAAAAAGGATGACAACGGAACGCATCATCAGATTCATCCACTTTCGATAAGCAAGCCTAGATGGTTTCATAGACGTCCCTCCACCCCCTGTCCTCTGGTTAACGACCAAATCAGCATCCTGGCCAATGCATTCAGCACAAAAGTGACAAGAAACAGCAGCAATCCGATTTCGATCAATGAGGATAAATAGATATCTTCGACCGCTTCCGTAAATTCATTCGCAATGACGGCGGCCATTGAATGGGCAGGAGCAAATAAGGAGGCCTTGATTTCCGGCCGATTGCCGATGACCATGGTAACCGCCATGGTTTCCCCCAATGCTCGACCCAATCCCAGAATGACGGCTCCCAGAATTCCAGGCCTTGCAATAGGCAGAACGACTCTCCAGATCGTCTCCCATTGCGTTGCGCCAAGCGCCAATATTCCTTCCTTTTGAAGGGTTGGGACAGATTCTATCACATCTCTCGACAATGCGGTAATGATTGGAATAATCATGATCGCCAACAATATTCCAGCACTCAGCATACCGATGCCGATCGGCGCGCCGGAAAAAAGCGGGAGCCACCCCAGTATGCTCATTAACGGTGTTTCAAGCCATTCCCGTACGAAGGGAACAAACACAAATAATCCCCATAAACCAAATAATATGCTTGGAATCGCGGCGAGCAGTTCAATCAGGAAAGCAATGGGCGCCTTTAACCATTTCGGAGCCAACTCCGTTAAAAACAGGGCTGCTCCGATACTGATCGGAGTCGCAATCGCAATCGCGATGAATGAGGAGACAACGGTGCCGAATATGAAAGGAAGCGCGCCAAAATGTCCTTTGACCGGATTCCAATCCGTACTGGTCAGGAATTGAAAGCCAAATTTTTGTATGGACATTCTGGACTCAAAGAATAAAACCAATACCATCCAAATGAAAAGCATAATAATCAATGAAGCGAATATCAGGGTTCCCGATTTAAAGAGTTTTTCCGCAAGCGGGTTGTTTTTTTTATCAGCCAGCAGCCTGTCTTCCATGATGTTTGATCACGTCCTTAAAAAAGCTTTGAATTCTAA encodes the following:
- the pstC gene encoding phosphate ABC transporter permease subunit PstC, which translates into the protein MEDRLLADKKNNPLAEKLFKSGTLIFASLIIMLFIWMVLVLFFESRMSIQKFGFQFLTSTDWNPVKGHFGALPFIFGTVVSSFIAIAIATPISIGAALFLTELAPKWLKAPIAFLIELLAAIPSILFGLWGLFVFVPFVREWLETPLMSILGWLPLFSGAPIGIGMLSAGILLAIMIIPIITALSRDVIESVPTLQKEGILALGATQWETIWRVVLPIARPGILGAVILGLGRALGETMAVTMVIGNRPEIKASLFAPAHSMAAVIANEFTEAVEDIYLSSLIEIGLLLFLVTFVLNALARMLIWSLTRGQGVEGRL